In Aerococcus loyolae, a genomic segment contains:
- a CDS encoding helix-turn-helix transcriptional regulator: MNRLKYYRTRSGLSQKALAEEIGVARQTVNMIENDRYNPSLELCIALAKALDTDLNALFWEEDDDEKEE; encoded by the coding sequence ATGAATCGCTTAAAATATTACCGCACACGGTCGGGATTATCGCAAAAAGCTCTAGCAGAAGAGATCGGCGTTGCTCGTCAAACCGTGAATATGATAGAAAATGACCGCTATAATCCAAGTCTAGAGCTCTGCATTGCCTTAGCCAAAGCCTTAGATACTGATTTAAATGCTTTATTTTGGGAGGAAGATGATGATGAGAAAGAAGAATAG
- the rpsR gene encoding 30S ribosomal protein S18 — protein sequence MAQNRRRGGRRRRKVCFFCANHMDFIDYKDTDLLSRYVSDKGKILPRRVTGTCAKHQRTLTSAIKRARIMALLPFTVAE from the coding sequence ATGGCACAAAATCGTCGCCGTGGTGGACGCAGACGTAGAAAAGTATGTTTCTTCTGCGCTAACCATATGGACTTTATTGATTATAAAGATACCGATTTGCTAAGTCGTTACGTTTCTGACAAGGGTAAGATTTTACCACGTCGCGTAACTGGTACCTGTGCTAAACACCAACGTACCTTAACTTCAGCAATCAAACGCGCACGGATTATGGCCCTCTTGCCATTTACCGTTGCTGAATAA
- a CDS encoding DUF3278 domain-containing protein, whose translation MRKKNSLYIRFLKFLYGVEEMDEYRLTQCERMGNKCFIFLWFWEAILFLIALFFPANQSLIAFNFILWGSLLGIVITMVYILIFSMKLGIMVKEVDSSDYPANKKRIRKKTVKNSLIYGIILLLFQSLGQKVREGAVQFGLREVVFLLVATVTFYLFMYYMNMRLLKKYEDS comes from the coding sequence ATGAGAAAGAAGAATAGTCTCTATATTCGTTTCTTAAAATTCCTTTATGGTGTTGAAGAAATGGATGAATATCGGCTCACTCAATGCGAGCGTATGGGGAACAAGTGTTTCATTTTTCTATGGTTCTGGGAAGCCATTCTATTCTTAATTGCCCTCTTTTTTCCAGCTAACCAGTCTTTAATTGCCTTTAATTTCATCCTATGGGGGTCTTTATTGGGCATTGTTATAACCATGGTTTATATCCTGATCTTTTCGATGAAATTAGGCATTATGGTTAAGGAAGTTGATTCCTCTGATTACCCAGCTAATAAAAAACGGATTCGAAAGAAAACCGTCAAAAATTCCCTTATCTATGGGATTATCCTTCTCCTATTTCAGAGCTTAGGTCAAAAGGTTAGGGAAGGCGCTGTCCAATTTGGATTGAGAGAAGTTGTTTTTCTCTTGGTAGCGACAGTTACTTTTTATCTCTTCATGTATTATATGAATATGCGTTTATTAAAGAAATATGAGGATTCTTAA
- the ssb gene encoding single-stranded DNA-binding protein: protein MINNVVLVGRLTREVDLRYTQSGTAVANFTVACDRNYRNAQGETQTDFINCVMWRKAAENFAKFTRKGSLVGIEGNIQTRNYENQQGQRVYVTEVLANNFSLLEPKSVTEQRPQGSDNGNNFANPGNNFANDSFGSNQSFGGYNNQQDSPSMNDNSFGGSNDPFAGGNNNPFPSNDNDGSINIADDDLPF from the coding sequence ATGATTAATAATGTCGTCTTAGTCGGCCGATTAACTCGGGAAGTTGATCTACGTTATACCCAAAGTGGAACTGCAGTAGCCAACTTTACTGTAGCTTGTGACCGTAACTACCGCAATGCCCAAGGTGAAACCCAAACAGATTTCATCAATTGTGTGATGTGGCGTAAAGCTGCTGAAAACTTTGCTAAATTTACACGGAAAGGTTCTTTGGTAGGGATTGAAGGCAATATTCAAACCCGTAACTACGAAAACCAACAAGGCCAACGTGTTTATGTGACTGAAGTCTTAGCAAATAACTTTAGCTTACTGGAACCTAAGAGTGTCACTGAACAACGCCCACAAGGCAGTGACAATGGCAATAACTTTGCCAACCCAGGCAATAATTTTGCGAATGACTCTTTTGGCTCTAATCAAAGCTTTGGCGGCTATAATAATCAACAAGATTCCCCTTCAATGAATGATAACAGCTTTGGTGGATCCAACGACCCATTTGCTGGTGGAAACAATAATCCTTTCCCATCAAATGATAATGACGGATCGATCAATATCGCTGATGATGATCTTCCATTCTAG
- the rpsF gene encoding 30S ribosomal protein S6 — MSENVTKYEVLYIIRPNIDSEAKEALVKRFDDILTSNGTTITKSEDWQKLRFAYEINDFREGVYHLIECEAEDAAGIDEFNRLAKINDDILRHMITKVEA; from the coding sequence ATGAGTGAAAATGTAACAAAATATGAAGTGTTATACATTATCCGTCCAAACATTGACAGTGAAGCTAAAGAGGCTTTAGTGAAACGTTTTGACGATATCCTAACTTCAAACGGCACAACAATCACTAAATCAGAAGATTGGCAAAAATTGCGTTTCGCATATGAAATCAATGATTTCCGTGAAGGTGTTTACCACTTGATCGAATGCGAAGCTGAAGACGCAGCTGGAATCGATGAATTCAACCGTCTTGCCAAGATTAATGACGACATTTTACGTCATATGATTACAAAAGTTGAAGCTTAG